One window of the Suricata suricatta isolate VVHF042 chromosome 7, meerkat_22Aug2017_6uvM2_HiC, whole genome shotgun sequence genome contains the following:
- the LOC115295632 gene encoding N-acetyllactosaminide beta-1,6-N-acetylglucosaminyl-transferase-like: MLPSSMRYLFIVSVSCVILFIVLYAFGFGSEQGFQRLNNSDTWMLTQVCTSFIRGKMPFLWRNKLRLHEKSSCKEYLTQSHYITAPLSKEEADFPLAYIMVIHHHFDTFARLFRAIYMPQNVYCVHVDEKATVEFKGAVEQLLSCFPNAFLASKMEPVVYGGISRLQADLNCVKDLAASKVPWRYVINMCGQDFPLKTNKEIVQYLKGFKGKNITPGVLPPAHAIGRTKYVHREHLGKDLSYVIRTTALKPPPPHNLTIYFGSAYVALSREFTDFVLRDPRAVDLLQWSKDTFSPDEHFWVTLNRIPGMCDSVFQGSATCCTWKGFSRACSLSVDIQDGKEIYSSLGSFLDAESGDTKWYLSMA; encoded by the coding sequence ATGCTGCCTTCATCCATGCGTTATCTCTTTATAGTGTCTGTTTCTTGTGTCATCCTTTTTATTGTGCTCTATGCGTTTGGTTTTGGGAGCGAGCAAGGCTTCCAGAGGCTAAATAATTCAGACACTTGGATGCTGACTCAGGTTTGCACATCCTTTATCAGAGGCAAAATGCCTTTCCTGTGGAGAAACAAACTGAGGTTACATGAGAAGTCTTCTTGCAAGGAATACCTGACCCAAAGCCACTACATCACGGCCCCTTTATCTAAAGAAGAAGCTGACTTTCCTTTGGCATATATAATGGTCATCCATCACCATTTCGATACCTTTGCAAGGCTCTTTAGAGCTATTTACATGCCTCAGAATGTCTACTGTGTTCACGTGGATGAAAAGGCGACGGTCGAATTTAAAGGAGCTGTCGAGCAATTACTAAGCTGCTTCCCAAATGCTTTTCTGGCTTCGAAGATGGAGCCAGTGGTCTACGGCGGGatttccaggctccaggctgacctGAACTGCGTCAAAGACCTTGCGGCCTCCAAGGTCCCCTGGAGGTACGTCATCAACATGTGTGGCCAAGACTTCCCTCTGAAAACCAACAAGGAGATAGTTCAATATCTGAAAGGATTTAAAGGGAAGAACATTACCCCAGGGGTGCTGCCCCCGGCCCACGCTATCGGACGGACTAAATACGTCCACCGGGAGCACCTGGGCAAAGACCTTTCCTATGTGATCAGAACCACAGCTTTGAAACCACCTCCTCCCCATAACCTCACCATTTACTTTGGCTCTGCCTATGTTGCTCTATCAAGAGAGTTTACCGACTTTGTCCTCCGTGACCCGCGGGCGGTTGACTTGCTCCAGTGGTCCAAAGACACTTTCAGTCCTGATGAACATTTCTGGGTGACACTCAATAGGATCCCAGGTATGTGTGATTCCGTGTTTCAGGGGTCGGCAACGTGCTGTACTTGGAAAGGCTTTTCAAGAGCCTGCTCCCTTTCGGTAGACATACAAGATGGAAAGGAAATCTACAGTTCTCTCGGATCCTTTCTAGATGCAGAATCAGGTGATACCAAGTGGTATCTTTCAATGGCATAA